The window TCGCCCATCCATGTATTGCTGCTCTCTTAATTTGGGTGTTTGGTGTTCGATTTCTTTGGTCTGGCGTCTGACGTGGCGTTCTAGAAGGCGCTACGGAAGAAGCTAACTTGCTAAAATATTTGACCCTTTTTACCGTGTTTGATTGGTCTAACTCCCTACAACACGTGTTAATGTGTTAATGGTAAACAACACTTTGAATCACACAGATTACAGTGATTTCTGGGGCGACAGTGGTTGATCCTGCTTGCTATATGAGTGCTGTGATTGGCCCTCAAAGCTGAAGGGTTGACTTTAGGTCCGAAGTTAAAGGAGGTTATGTTAGGTAACAGCTAAGAGATCGTGATGTTTATGTATAATTTAGGTTGctttaaaaatgcttaaaaGTCATACATCTAATCAAAAGAGCTTTGCAACCTGCACAATACATAACATCTGTCatctgaaaatgaataaaaaggaaaaatcttcCATAAATCAGAGCCTTCTTttgggacagacagacatgtaaTAGATGTTGTGCATATGGActagaaagaaagaataataGTAGAATATGGAGAAACATAGTGACAATGTTAGGTGAATAAAATGCATACATATATGAAGAATATGATCAGAGAAGATGTTGAGCAATGAGTGTGCTGCCAGGCTGCCCATTCAAACCTCCACTGTTTCATGAAAACATAGAAGGGGGTCATACTTGTAAACAGAGGTCCAAAAGAGGAGAGCAAGTATATGCAAAGATGGAGAAACACTTTCAGACCCGCTTATCCTGGAGACTCCCCCATCAAGAGTTAGGCGAGCTTCAGAGGTACACATTGGACAGTTTGCCAGACTATCACAGGGCTACAGGCAATCCCTTTCCATTTCACCTGACTTACATGTCTTAAGACTGTGTGAGGACACAGGAAAACGTGCAGGTTCGAAACAAGCATTTCAAGCTTATTTACAAGGTAAAATCTTAGTGTTTTTGGCATGGTTGCAGTCGGAGAAAGATGTGGCATGGATGCACATATCTACCTGTAGCTTTTCTTTTAACCAAAATAATGTTGTAAGAAGCTCTGTTTGACTGGTTGCTTTATAAGTGCATACAGACCCAGAGAGAAAACCTGTACACACATCTTGTTGTCTCATGGTACCCTGTgatgtctgactgactgttcTGTGTAAATTTAAGAACAGAAATCCATGTACTTGTGTTGCTCTTGTGTCTGCCAACCTGAGAGGTCATCAGTTTGTGCATTTCACTTGGAGACCATTAGTTAAAACATTAAGTTTATCTGTTACTAGGGGTCCTATACACATAATTTCAGTccaaaagggagaaaaatattttcaaaattttctcTGAGACTTCTGATTTTCTAGATAAATATTCATCGGGTATCCAGTAGATGTCGCTGTTCAATCAGGAAACACATTATGATTCACGCTTTATCCCAGATGACTTGTTAAGCCATTCTGATGTTGCTTGCATACATCAACTTAAGTCACAAATCTTcttgatatttttcattaaaggTATCTCTGGAAAGAGCCAAATCCTGTTTGCCATAGTGTTCACCACACGCTACTTGGATCTGTTCTCCTCATTCATCTCACTGTACAACACAAGCATGAAGGTAAGACACCAGTCAAGTCTCAGCTCTGAGCAGTAGCCTTTCATTCTTATTGAGGAGCTGCTTTCATGCAGATATTTGAGGAGCTGCCCTGTGCTTTTTCTCCAGGTGATCTACATGGGTTGTGCATATGCCACAATCTACCTGATCTACGTGAAGTTCAGGGCCACCTATGATGGCAACCATGACAGTTTCAGAGTGGAGTTCCTGGTTGTCCCTGTTGGGGGTCTTGCTGTTCTCATCAACCATGACTTTTCTTTCCTAGAGGTGGGTTCAGCTGCTTGCGTTGTTATCAAAATGTGACACaatcaaaacacatcaaaaacaacCTGATGGTTACGAGAATTCCTATTCATGcatgtttaaatgtaaatgtatccATCAGATTCTGTGGACGTTCTCCATCTACCTGGAGTCAGTGGCCATCCTGCCTCAACTATTCATGATCAGCAAGACTGGCGAGGCAGAGACGATCACCACTCACTACTTGTTTTGCCTGGGCCTGTATCGAGCCCTGTATCTCTTCAACTGGATCTGGCGTTACTACTTTGAAGGTTTCTTTGACATGATCGCCATTGTGGCTGGTGTGGTCCAGACTGTGCTCTACTGTGACTTCTTCTACCTTTATGTCACCAAAGGTGGGTTTCGTACTGTCTCTTCCATTATGGCAAGCCCAAATTAAATAGACAAAACTgaggatataaaaaaaataattatcagGCAGTTCCTGGGGatcaaatgatttatttattgtttttgctgtataaAGACACTTTTTATACACATGCAATATGACAGTAACTTTGAGTTAAAACCCAAAACCCTACATTCCTTGTTCCCTGCAAAACCTCAGTCTAAAGTTCAGCTGAAGCTAATATGAGGCTTTAGCTGTCAGAGTCACAGCTATTTAGTGCAAAATTCTCTCTTtgtatcctcctcctcctcaccagcTCAACATGGAAACACTGTTCCAGGAAACACACAAGGGAAATTTTGTGCAAAAAAGACTGTAAATGTGGAAGTATGCACTTGAATTTGCTGCTGATGAATGTTGAGGCCTCATATTAGGCTGAATCAATTTTTCTCACAAAACTAGGACTGCGTATTTTATGTACTATTTCGTGCAGTTGCACAAGAAAGAAACTACTTGTGAGGAAAGTCAAGACAATTGAAGCACTTTCCTTCACTTACAGTACACTCTTGAGTCACATCAAAGTGCTTCCAAAATTGCAGCTATTCACATTAgggcattttcttttcaaataacaAAGATGTAGAGACGCTTGGGCATTATAGTTTACTGGAG of the Scatophagus argus isolate fScaArg1 chromosome 16, fScaArg1.pri, whole genome shotgun sequence genome contains:
- the LOC124073610 gene encoding ER lumen protein-retaining receptor 2-like; the protein is MNIFRLTGDLSHLAAIIILLLKIWKSRSCAGISGKSQILFAIVFTTRYLDLFSSFISLYNTSMKVIYMGCAYATIYLIYVKFRATYDGNHDSFRVEFLVVPVGGLAVLINHDFSFLEILWTFSIYLESVAILPQLFMISKTGEAETITTHYLFCLGLYRALYLFNWIWRYYFEGFFDMIAIVAGVVQTVLYCDFFYLYVTKVLKGKKLSLPA